The genomic region CTTAAAAAAATAGAGGATAAGTTACCAGATCATACTTTTCTTAAAGTACATCGCTCTTATGTGATTAACGTTAGTAAGATTATAGATATTGAGGATAATTGTGTTTTAATTAAAAAGGACATCATTCCAGTAAGTAGATCTAATCGCCCTATTTTAATGAAACGTTTGAATTTGCTGTAGCGTCTTATCAACACTTATCTAAGTATAGATTCCATTCATCTACACTTCTCTTTGATTCATCGTTTTAAATTAAAACAGCCTTGAATCTCCTTTAGTTTTGACATGAAATTAAACAATTGTCAAGATGAAAAAATTATTACTCGGTGTCTTTTTTTTAGCTAATGTAGCTCTTAGTCAGAGCTATCAATATTTAGGCTCTTATGATTCAATGGGAACTCCTCAATATTTAGTGAATCCTAGTGATGTAGTGGATACAGCTACAATGGATATGATTGGGTACTCTTTACCAGAAGGATATCCAGTGCCTATCTATAATCCACATTATATCACATCAGGATATGAAACTGATATAATTGTTGAAAGTCTAGCAGATGTTTGGGTCACTTTTGTGAGTGAAGGTGCTGGTTATAAAAACGTTTTAGGATTTTATACTTATGATATTACAAATCCACCAACGACAAGACCTACTGCCTCAGAAATTACTATCATATTCCCTAATGTATCAGCATTATATAGCGGTGGTGGCTTACAAACTGGAGACAAAGTTAAAATAGGAACTTTTCCCGCTGGTACAGGTATAGGTTGGGTACTTCTAGCAAATGCATGGAATTCTACTACAGCAACCGTGGGAACAGCTCAATGGGACCTCTTTTCAAATCCTAGCTTCAACCCAGAATCACAGGCAGATTTGCAGTATCATAATGTACTATTGCAAGATCCTGAAAACGAAAGAATAATTTTAGGTTTTGAAGATATTAGAAGAGATTACGGTTCTTGTGATAACGACTTTAATGATGCTATTTTTTATGTAACCGCAAATCCGTATACAGCACTTAAAACTTCTAATTATGCAGATATTAGTAAATCATCTACCGTAAGTTCTGGTAATACTGGTGGCCTAGAAAGCAATGGTGATCTAGCTAGCCTGATTGCAAAAAGAAATTTTGAACGAACAAAAAGAAACTTTATATCTACTAAAGAAACTCAAACTAAATTTAACCAGTCAGATGTGCGCTTAAAAACTGGTAATAATACAGCTCAATTAGATTCTTATCTACCTCTTACAGGTATGTATGGAACAGAGACAGCTTATGTTTCAACACCACAAGACCTAATCAATGTTACTAATGCTACAGAGGTATTTTCAGTAGATTATTATGAACAAAATAATAGAATCGCTGCGGTATTAGCAACAGCCTCTACAGGATCAATTTATGACCATTCCAAAGCAACTTGTGACCGGCTCAATAACTCTATACTTGAAGATGTGAGATCAGTTACCGTCAATGGTCATAAAATAATAAGTTCAAAACTAGTTAGATCTTCTGGTGAGACTGAATATGCTCTAGGGTTTTCTGTAAAACTGGGTACAAATCAAAATGAGCTTTTCAGTTTTTGGGAAATAGGACAATATCCAACAGGTAACTACTATAACTTTCAAATTTGGGGTAGTTCTTATTCTCAAGTATTTGCATTAACTAATAGTATTTTGGCAAATTTAAATCAAGCAACACCGGTTATCAGTACACCAGTTGCAAATAATATTCCGCCAGTTTTTGTAAGCTCAGGCTATTACCAGAATGGACAGTTGCATCTAGAACTAACTAATAAGACCGGCGCAACTAGCCTTACCTTTAATGGCGATCTTGCAACTACAGAAGTTTCTGGACGCCAGGCGATCAGTCAATCTATTAATTTATCTGGTAATTTGCATGAGACGATAAGTATTCAGACTGGTAACTTATTTGACATAGGTTTTTCATTATCAGTAGCAAATCAACAACAAGACGCATTGTATCTAGCAGATGGTCCATGGGGAATGGACTACCTCACCGACTATGCTAGTGTTTCTAGTTTTAACGTTCAAAACGCACAGTCTAGCACAACAGGAAACGTTTATCATATTGAGCGCAATCCATCTGTTCAAGGAACGGTAAAAGGTAACTTAAATCTATTCAGACATTTATTACCTGGTGAGCAAACACTTGATGTATCTTCTTATACGGCACTACAATTTGATATTATTAATGATCAACCTGTAGAAATTATTTTAGTGCCAGAGACATCAATTCCATGGAGTGATCGCTTTACATTTACTATACCTGCAAACGCTTCTAGTACCACTTATGATATTGCGTTTGTCGATTTTGAAAACGCTAACGGTGTATCTTTTACACATACAGATATTAAGACTATCGTTTTCTCGATTATTAGTGATTATTCAAATACAATTCCTTTTTCTATCGATTTAAATGATGTCAGGCTAGGTGATTATCAATCTACACTAAGCATTGAAGATGACATAGACGAGGTGTTAACTCTCAATAATGCGCCTAATCCGTTTACAGGTTCAACGAACTTTCAATTACCGATTGAGAGCGCTGTAATTGAAATAAGTGTATATGATTTATATGGTCGCACAGTAGATCATAAAAGCATTAAGACTACAAATGGTAATATGGAGTTTGAATATCATTCTCCTGATCTTAAAACTGGCCTATATCACTTTAATGTGATAACAGATCAAGGTAGGAAATTCACAGGTAAATTCTTGATTAATTAAATATTATAGTAGAAAAGAGTAGGAGTAATTGGGTTGTTTTAATACGCTTTCGCGAAAGCGTACTAAGACGCCCTTTTTTTATTCAACTCTTATTGTTTCAAATAAAGGCTTACTAGATAATAGCCATTTAAATTTAAATCCAACCTCTGTAAATGTAAATCCAGCTGCTGTAGTAGATGCAATATTACTTTGCTGTCCATAAATATCAAGTGCTGTGCGATCTGAAAATTTATAGCCTAGGGATGCTTGTAATCGATAGGTAGATTGCCTACCGTTACTTTCTATAAATTGATAACCTGTTGCGGCGCTTAGATCATAATACCATTGATTTTTTTAATACTATCTAGACTTCTATTAAGGTTAAAGAAAATTTCTACAGCATTAAACCTACTAGGACTGAAGTATACTGTAGGGACTTGATTCTCAAAAGTGATGTATTGATAGTTTAGTCCAGCTTTAAGTGATGGTTTTTTAAAAAATTATAATATAGAGATGTAAACAAAAGATTCCTTGAATTACCATCATTTTGAGATGTATAAAAATATTGAGTGAACCATCCTAGGTTAAAATTAGTACTCAAATTATAATTGACGTAAAAATTACTTTGTACTAGCTGACGCTCTAATAATGCGGTGTTAAAACTTTCTACATTTCTTTTAAATCCTATATCTATGGATTGTAGCTTTATATATTTAATTTGAAGAGAGATGTCAGTCGTTAATTCTTCATAGTTATTATTATCTGCATTAATACTATTAATACCTGCGATTCCTTTTAGCTTTATATTGGGTAAAAACTCATAAGCTGCTCCTATTTGAAAAAGCTGTGTCATCGCTTGAGAAGAAAGTTGATCATTAAAAGTGTCTCTATAATTGTAGTTTCCTAAGAGGGAAAGTTTTGTGCTTACAGGTACGATAAGATTAACGTCTAGATTGTAAGCCTCGTTATCTCCATTATCAAAGCTATAACTAGGTTTAACTGTCGTTACCGGTGTAAATTGTTGATCTAGGGTTTTAATAAATTGAAGCGCATCTTTCTGGTCCTTATAAATCTCTAATGTCCTGTTAGCAGATGTATAAGCCGCTTTATAATTACCTATTGCTTTTTGAGCGTTAGACTTACCTAAGTTACCATCAAAAGAAGTGCTCTCTGTAGCAAGAATCTGATTATAATCGTTTATACTTTTCTTAAAATTACTTTTATAAATGTTTAAAGTAGCCCTTAATGCTAGCAACCAGTTCTCTGTACCAAAACGCTCTATTTGAGAATTTATTAAAGTTTCAGCTTCTTTATATTTACTATTCCATATAAGTGCTTGAATGTTGCGCTCGACGGATTGTTGCTCAATATTTTTAGGTGTAGTTGTATTTAAGGTAGACATCGCTTTTTCTGAGAATCGCAATGCTGTTTTTTCTTTTCCTTGTAAGTGCTGGACTAGGGATATACCGTTAAATGAAATAATACTGTCTGTTTTAGTCCTGTTAATTTTTTCATAGGTGATTAAAGCACTGTCTACTTGCGTAGCTATTAAATAGGTGTTTGCAAGAACCTGTAAAGTTTCTGTATCGTATTCTAGAAAAATTAAATTATCCTTTAAAAGTTGCACTGCTGGTTTAAAGTTTTGTGCTTGAACCAGTTGATTAGAATAACCTAGGTTGATATATTTTTTTGATGTTAACGCATTAGGATTGCCTGGATCGATTACAAGTGCTCTGTTAATATAATCTTGAGCTTGTGGATATTCTTTAAGGTTAGATAAGGTGTTAGCATATCCTAAAACTGCAGGAAAACTTTGATCGTTCTCTTTTAATAATCCTTGATAATAAGATTTTGCATCAATATACTTTTTGTTCCACAAAAGAGATTCGGCATAGTTTAATTTGATTTCAAAATCTTGTGGATATTGCTCTAAAAGGCCTTCAAATATAGCTGTCGCTTCATCGGGATTACCGCTTAATCCAGTAGCTCTTCCTAGACAAAGTTGAGCTGTTTTGTTATCTGGATAATCCTTAAGAATGTCTTTAAAAAAGGTTTTGGCCTCTTTAAAATCTCCCATTTCAAGTAGTTCAAAACCTGGGTTCATGTTCTGACTATAACTATAATGTGTAGCTAATAAGACGATGAGCGTTACAAAAGTCTTATTAAGTACTTTATGTAAATAAGGTTGAAAAGGTTTTATCATAAGATATTATTCATTCGTCTACACTTAATTGCCGCTAAACGAAATATGCCGTTTTGACCTCAAGTTCAGAGCCATATTTGCAATGTAATTAAAATCAGCTAACAATCTAAATATAAAATTATGTCACTTACTATTAAAAGAACAGAAGGAGTATATCAATTATCAGGAGTGTTAAATGCTACCACATCTAATTGCTTAATCAATCATATTAATTTTCTCCTTAATGAAGAGGCAGAGGTTAATATTAATATTGATGGATTACAATTAATAGATCAAAATGGTGTAGCAGCCTTTATGACTATAATGTCCTATTCTTTACGTCCAGATAAAAATATTTATATTTCTGGTAAAGGTTATAAAGACATTTATAATGAATATAGATATAGATCAATAGCCTAATTCATTTGCCCTTTAAACTGAACTTATGCAATTAATCACTTCATTAACGAGGAAAAAAATATCTCCTGAGCAGCTTTTTATGTTAAGCGTTTTGGTAGTTAATGGAGGTAATTATATTTACAATTTGGTCCTAGGTAGATTATTAGGGCCAGCCCAATTTGCAGATGCTGCTATTTTAATAACCTTTTTATTGGTTCTA from Nonlabens arenilitoris harbors:
- a CDS encoding DUF4114 domain-containing protein is translated as MKKLLLGVFFLANVALSQSYQYLGSYDSMGTPQYLVNPSDVVDTATMDMIGYSLPEGYPVPIYNPHYITSGYETDIIVESLADVWVTFVSEGAGYKNVLGFYTYDITNPPTTRPTASEITIIFPNVSALYSGGGLQTGDKVKIGTFPAGTGIGWVLLANAWNSTTATVGTAQWDLFSNPSFNPESQADLQYHNVLLQDPENERIILGFEDIRRDYGSCDNDFNDAIFYVTANPYTALKTSNYADISKSSTVSSGNTGGLESNGDLASLIAKRNFERTKRNFISTKETQTKFNQSDVRLKTGNNTAQLDSYLPLTGMYGTETAYVSTPQDLINVTNATEVFSVDYYEQNNRIAAVLATASTGSIYDHSKATCDRLNNSILEDVRSVTVNGHKIISSKLVRSSGETEYALGFSVKLGTNQNELFSFWEIGQYPTGNYYNFQIWGSSYSQVFALTNSILANLNQATPVISTPVANNIPPVFVSSGYYQNGQLHLELTNKTGATSLTFNGDLATTEVSGRQAISQSINLSGNLHETISIQTGNLFDIGFSLSVANQQQDALYLADGPWGMDYLTDYASVSSFNVQNAQSSTTGNVYHIERNPSVQGTVKGNLNLFRHLLPGEQTLDVSSYTALQFDIINDQPVEIILVPETSIPWSDRFTFTIPANASSTTYDIAFVDFENANGVSFTHTDIKTIVFSIISDYSNTIPFSIDLNDVRLGDYQSTLSIEDDIDEVLTLNNAPNPFTGSTNFQLPIESAVIEISVYDLYGRTVDHKSIKTTNGNMEFEYHSPDLKTGLYHFNVITDQGRKFTGKFLIN
- a CDS encoding tetratricopeptide repeat protein — protein: MIKPFQPYLHKVLNKTFVTLIVLLATHYSYSQNMNPGFELLEMGDFKEAKTFFKDILKDYPDNKTAQLCLGRATGLSGNPDEATAIFEGLLEQYPQDFEIKLNYAESLLWNKKYIDAKSYYQGLLKENDQSFPAVLGYANTLSNLKEYPQAQDYINRALVIDPGNPNALTSKKYINLGYSNQLVQAQNFKPAVQLLKDNLIFLEYDTETLQVLANTYLIATQVDSALITYEKINRTKTDSIISFNGISLVQHLQGKEKTALRFSEKAMSTLNTTTPKNIEQQSVERNIQALIWNSKYKEAETLINSQIERFGTENWLLALRATLNIYKSNFKKSINDYNQILATESTSFDGNLGKSNAQKAIGNYKAAYTSANRTLEIYKDQKDALQFIKTLDQQFTPVTTVKPSYSFDNGDNEAYNLDVNLIVPVSTKLSLLGNYNYRDTFNDQLSSQAMTQLFQIGAAYEFLPNIKLKGIAGINSINADNNNYEELTTDISLQIKYIKLQSIDIGFKRNVESFNTALLERQLVQSNFYVNYNLSTNFNLGWFTQYFYTSQNDGNSRNLLFTSLYYNFLKNHHLKLD